A single genomic interval of Pangasianodon hypophthalmus isolate fPanHyp1 chromosome 8, fPanHyp1.pri, whole genome shotgun sequence harbors:
- the glt1d1 gene encoding glycosyltransferase 1 domain-containing protein 1, with amino-acid sequence MKLLFLACLSPKTGNCTTAERIRDHIESAGHVCVLRDTRDFSSASEVTLLMSQDQEPFDAALAIHLFKGGRLLLDVGVPFGVVFGGTDINEDIKDEHKRSVMEEVLHRARFAVAFTEEMKQKAQAYLDCDITKIYVQAQGIETRVSSDFSWRDFLRTSGVCVDRVDDLHVFLLVCGLRKVKDPLYLLNAFSEWHTQNPLVILIIIGPKIDPVLSSEVEECVKRSAGVFLAAERSQEELHAAMRKSFAVVNSSVSEGMSAAILEAMDLNAPVLARDIPGNAAIVQHEHSGLLYSSPEEFVLLSKRLLSDEELQENLRTNGKRYVMERHDSMKERTTYQQLVEKLQ; translated from the exons ATGAAATTACTGTTCCTAGCTTGCCTCAGTCCCAAAACTGGGAATTGTACTACTGCCGAAAGGATAAG aGATCATATAGAGAGCGCAGGTCATGTCTGTGTGCTTCGGGACACCAGAGACTTCAGCTCGGCTTCTGAGGTAACGCTGCTCATGAGTCAAGATCAAGAACCGTTTGACGCAGCGCTGGCGATTCATCTATTTAAAGGAGGAAGACTCCTCTTAG ATGTTGGAGTGCCTTTCGGAGTGGTCTTCGGAGGGACGGACATCAACGAGGACATCAAGGACGAACACAAGCGAAGCGTCATGGAGGAAGTTCTGCACAGAGCCAG GTTTGCTGTAGCGTTCACAGAGGAGATGAAGCAGAAAGCTCAGGCTTACTTG GACTGTGACATCACTAAGATCTATGTGCAAGCTCAAG GAATTGAGACGAGAGTGAGCTCTGACTTCAGCTGGAGGGATTTCTTACGCACTTCAG gagtgtgtgtggatcgAGTAGATGACCTGCACGTGTTCCTGTTAGTGTGTGGACTCAGAAAAGTGAAGGACCCTCTCTACCTGCTGAACGCTTTCTCAG AATGGCATACCCAGAACCCTCTGGTGATCCTCATCATCATCGGCCCAAAG ATCGACCCTGTACTTAGCTCAGAGGTTGAAGAGTGTGTGAAGAG GTCTGCTGGAGTATTTTTAGCAGCAGAGAGGAGTCAGGAGGAACTCCACGCCGCCATGAGGAAATCATTCGCCGTGGTCAACTCGTCCGTTTCTGAAGGCATGTCCGCCGCCATCTTAGAG gCCATGGATTTGAATGCGCCAGTGTTAGCGAGGGATATTCCCGGGAACGCTGCGATTGTCCAACACGAGCACAGCGGCCTGCTCTACTCGTCCCCCGAG GAGTTTGTGCTTCTGTCCAAGAGACTGCTGAGTGATGAGGAACTGCAGGAGAACCTGAGAACCAACGGTAAACGCTACGTTATGGAGAGACACGACTCTATGAAAGAGAGAACGACGTACCAGCAGCTGGTGGAAAAACTGCAGTAA